Proteins encoded in a region of the Cupriavidus pauculus genome:
- a CDS encoding tripartite tricarboxylate transporter substrate binding protein, with amino-acid sequence MRHTPNIIARGLSTAARLLGLTALGLTALGVLPILAHAAETFPNKPISMLVAFPPGGPADVVARAMQPAMAKVLGQPVVIENLPGAGGALAMQRLLSRPADGYTLIMGSPNEAILTPLALASAKYKSEDLALVAPVSNHPLVVMTRNDLPYTSLEQIIAAGKAPGAQSLTFGNPGYGTMYHIVAEYMAKATGAKVLQVPYKGATPMLADLTGHQIDMTILPNIGASTQLLETRKIKAVAVLDSQRMRNLPDVPAIGETQVAKKSEFVYAIWIGVMARAGMPADRARVLLDASQQALRSPELIKALELSGVQPLPPQTLETSARFYADETAKFRKMARSVELVPQ; translated from the coding sequence ATGCGCCATACCCCCAATATCATCGCCCGCGGCCTGTCCACCGCGGCCCGCCTGCTCGGCCTGACTGCGCTCGGCCTGACTGCGCTCGGCGTCCTGCCGATACTGGCGCACGCGGCCGAGACGTTTCCGAACAAGCCCATCTCGATGCTCGTGGCCTTCCCGCCCGGCGGCCCCGCCGACGTCGTGGCCCGCGCGATGCAGCCCGCGATGGCGAAGGTGCTGGGCCAGCCCGTGGTCATCGAGAACCTGCCCGGCGCCGGTGGCGCGCTCGCGATGCAGCGGCTGCTGAGCCGGCCCGCCGACGGCTACACGCTGATCATGGGCTCGCCGAACGAGGCCATCCTCACGCCGCTCGCGCTGGCCAGCGCGAAGTACAAGTCCGAAGACCTCGCGCTCGTCGCACCCGTGTCGAACCACCCGCTCGTGGTCATGACGCGCAACGACCTGCCCTACACCTCGCTCGAACAGATCATCGCGGCCGGCAAGGCGCCCGGCGCGCAGAGCCTGACGTTCGGCAATCCCGGCTATGGCACGATGTACCACATCGTCGCCGAATACATGGCCAAAGCGACCGGTGCGAAGGTGCTGCAGGTCCCGTACAAGGGCGCCACGCCGATGCTGGCCGACCTCACCGGCCATCAGATCGACATGACGATCCTGCCGAATATCGGCGCCTCCACGCAGTTGCTGGAGACGCGCAAGATCAAGGCGGTGGCCGTGCTCGACAGCCAGCGCATGCGCAACCTCCCCGACGTCCCGGCCATCGGCGAAACGCAGGTGGCGAAGAAATCCGAGTTCGTCTACGCGATCTGGATCGGCGTGATGGCGCGCGCTGGCATGCCCGCGGACCGCGCGCGCGTCCTGCTGGACGCATCGCAGCAGGCATTGCGCTCGCCCGAACTGATCAAGGCGCTCGAGCTCTCCGGCGTGCAGCCGCTGCCGCCGCAGACGCTCGAGACCTCGGCAAGGTTCTACGCCGACGAGACCGCGAAATTCCGCAAGATGGCGCGCTCGGTCGAGCTCGTCCCGCAGTAA
- a CDS encoding ABC transporter permease, which yields MSLFSLLGALEIGLIFSLVALGVLISFRILNFPDLTVDGSFPLGGAVAATLISAGYDPFLATLVAIAAGAVAGFITGWLNVRLKIMDLLASILMMIALYSINLRIMGRPNVPLITEPTLFTVLQPEWLPDYVLRPALLFVVVVVAKLALDWFFASQLGLAMRATGANPRMARAQGIATGRATLAGMALSNALVALAGALFAQTQGGADISMGIGTIVIGLAAVIIGETILPARRLVWVTLAVVLGAILYRFFIALALNSDFIGLKAQDLNLVTAALVTLALVLPATRKKLFARKNGGA from the coding sequence ATGTCCCTCTTCTCTCTGCTGGGCGCCCTGGAGATCGGCCTGATCTTCAGTCTCGTCGCCCTCGGGGTGCTGATCTCCTTCCGCATCCTCAACTTTCCCGATCTGACCGTCGATGGCAGCTTTCCGCTCGGCGGCGCCGTCGCGGCCACGCTGATCTCGGCCGGGTACGATCCGTTTCTCGCCACGCTGGTGGCCATCGCCGCGGGCGCCGTGGCGGGCTTCATCACGGGCTGGCTCAACGTGCGCCTCAAGATCATGGACCTGCTCGCCAGTATCCTGATGATGATCGCGCTGTATTCGATCAACCTGCGCATCATGGGCCGCCCCAATGTGCCGCTGATCACCGAGCCCACGCTGTTCACGGTCCTGCAGCCCGAATGGCTGCCCGACTATGTGCTGCGCCCCGCCCTGCTGTTCGTCGTGGTGGTGGTGGCCAAGCTCGCGCTCGACTGGTTCTTCGCCTCGCAGCTGGGCCTCGCGATGCGCGCCACGGGCGCCAATCCGCGCATGGCGCGCGCGCAGGGCATTGCCACGGGCCGCGCCACGCTGGCCGGCATGGCGCTCTCCAACGCGCTGGTCGCGCTGGCCGGCGCGCTGTTCGCGCAGACGCAGGGCGGCGCCGATATCTCGATGGGTATCGGCACGATCGTCATCGGGCTGGCCGCCGTGATCATCGGCGAGACCATCCTGCCGGCACGCCGGCTCGTGTGGGTGACGCTGGCCGTGGTGCTCGGCGCGATCCTCTATCGCTTCTTCATTGCGCTGGCGCTCAACAGCGACTTCATCGGCCTCAAGGCGCAGGATCTGAACCTCGTCACGGCCGCGCTGGTCACGCTGGCGCTGGTGCTGCCCGCCACGCGCAAGAAGCTGTTCGCGCGCAAGAACGGAGGTGCCTGA
- a CDS encoding ABC transporter ATP-binding protein: MLRATDLKLTFNPGTPIETRALRGLSLDIPSGQFVAVIGSNGAGKSTFLNAISGDQMVDTGRIMIDETDVTKQPAWDRAHLVARVFQDPMAGTCEALTIEENMALAMARGTRRGFGGALNKASRELFRDKLRLLNLGLENRLTDRIGLLSGGQRQAVSLLMASLQPSRILLLDEHTAALDPKTAAFVLELTARIVEESKLTTMMVTHSMRQALDYGQRTVMLHQGQVVLDVSGDQRKGLDVPDLLKMFEQTRHEQLDDDALLLG, encoded by the coding sequence ATGCTTCGCGCAACCGACCTCAAGCTCACCTTCAATCCCGGCACGCCGATCGAGACGCGCGCGCTGCGCGGCCTGAGCCTCGATATCCCGAGCGGCCAGTTCGTCGCGGTGATCGGCTCCAACGGCGCCGGCAAGTCCACGTTCCTCAACGCGATCAGCGGCGACCAGATGGTCGATACGGGCCGCATCATGATCGACGAGACCGACGTCACGAAGCAGCCCGCATGGGACCGCGCGCATCTGGTCGCGCGCGTGTTCCAGGACCCGATGGCGGGCACCTGCGAGGCGCTGACGATCGAGGAGAACATGGCGCTGGCCATGGCGCGCGGCACGCGCCGCGGCTTTGGCGGCGCGCTGAACAAGGCGTCGCGCGAGCTGTTCCGCGACAAGCTACGCCTGCTGAACCTCGGGCTGGAGAACCGCCTGACGGACCGTATCGGCCTGCTCTCGGGCGGCCAGCGCCAGGCCGTGAGCCTGCTGATGGCCTCGCTGCAGCCGTCGCGCATCCTGCTGCTGGACGAGCATACCGCCGCGCTGGATCCGAAGACGGCCGCTTTCGTGCTGGAACTGACCGCGCGCATCGTCGAGGAGAGCAAGCTCACGACGATGATGGTCACGCACAGCATGCGCCAGGCGCTCGACTACGGCCAGCGCACGGTCATGCTGCATCAGGGGCAGGTCGTGCTCGATGTCTCGGGCGACCAGCGCAAGGGCCTCGACGTGCCGGACCTGCTCAAGATGTTCGAGCAGACGCGCCACGAGCAGCTCGACGACGACGCCCTGCTTCTCGGTTGA
- a CDS encoding M81 family metallopeptidase, whose translation MNILVAGFQHETNTFAPTMASYESFVRGEDFPAMVRGEAVYGLLDVNVPVSGFIHHVRAHGHTVTPVIWAGAGASAHVTTDAYERIAGEIVEAAKQGKAAGSYDAIYLDLHGAMVAQHLDDGEGELLARLRDVVGADMRIVVSLDLHANVTERMLSLADGLVAYRTYPHVDMAETGRRAAEMLLEIGRHGKRPVCVARRVPFLIPVNSMSTMMQPTQGVYALLELLEDTAPADLLSLSFAPGFPAADFPECGPVVWGHGFERGSVERAVDALVARICEPESQWAVQFEAPDAAVRHAMTVARTATRPVILADTQDNPGVGGDGNTMGMLRALLAAGADEAAIGIVCDPAAAAAAHRAGVGAKIEIALGGCPQVAGDAPLRATFEVEALSDGRFTYGGPMMHGKAADMGPMARLRIDGVLVAVSSAKAQLLDRNMYRVVGIEPEQMKILVNKSSVHFRADFAPIAEEILVVRAPGPFIADPAELPWRRLQPGMRLSPNGPAF comes from the coding sequence ATGAACATCCTCGTCGCAGGCTTCCAGCACGAAACCAATACGTTCGCACCGACCATGGCGAGCTACGAAAGCTTTGTCCGCGGCGAGGACTTTCCGGCGATGGTGCGGGGCGAGGCGGTCTACGGCCTGCTCGACGTCAATGTGCCCGTCAGCGGATTCATTCACCACGTGCGCGCGCATGGCCACACGGTCACGCCCGTGATCTGGGCGGGGGCGGGGGCCTCGGCCCACGTCACGACCGATGCGTACGAGCGCATCGCGGGAGAGATCGTCGAGGCCGCGAAGCAAGGCAAGGCAGCCGGCAGCTACGATGCGATCTACCTCGACCTGCATGGCGCCATGGTCGCGCAGCACCTCGACGATGGCGAAGGCGAACTGCTCGCGCGCCTGCGCGACGTGGTCGGCGCCGACATGCGCATCGTGGTCTCGCTCGACCTGCACGCCAACGTGACCGAGCGCATGCTGTCGCTGGCCGACGGCCTCGTCGCGTATCGCACGTATCCGCACGTCGATATGGCCGAGACGGGCCGGCGCGCGGCCGAGATGCTGCTGGAGATCGGCCGCCACGGCAAGCGCCCCGTCTGCGTGGCGCGCCGCGTGCCGTTCCTGATTCCCGTCAACAGCATGTCCACGATGATGCAGCCGACGCAGGGCGTCTATGCGCTGCTCGAACTGCTCGAAGACACCGCGCCGGCCGATCTGCTGTCGCTGTCGTTCGCGCCGGGCTTTCCGGCCGCGGACTTTCCGGAATGCGGGCCCGTGGTCTGGGGGCACGGCTTCGAACGCGGCAGCGTGGAGCGCGCGGTCGATGCGCTGGTCGCGCGCATCTGCGAGCCCGAGTCGCAATGGGCCGTGCAGTTCGAAGCGCCCGACGCGGCCGTGCGGCATGCGATGACCGTGGCGCGGACCGCGACGCGTCCCGTGATCCTGGCCGATACGCAGGACAACCCCGGCGTGGGCGGCGACGGCAACACGATGGGCATGCTGCGCGCGTTGCTGGCGGCCGGCGCGGACGAGGCGGCCATCGGCATCGTCTGCGATCCCGCGGCCGCGGCGGCCGCGCACCGTGCCGGTGTCGGCGCCAAGATCGAGATCGCGCTTGGCGGCTGTCCGCAGGTGGCCGGCGACGCGCCGCTGCGCGCGACGTTCGAGGTGGAAGCGCTGTCCGATGGCAGGTTCACCTATGGCGGCCCGATGATGCACGGCAAGGCGGCCGACATGGGACCGATGGCGCGGCTGCGCATCGACGGCGTGCTGGTGGCCGTGAGTTCGGCCAAGGCGCAATTGCTCGACCGCAACATGTACCGCGTGGTCGGGATCGAACCTGAGCAGATGAAGATTCTCGTCAACAAGAGTTCGGTGCATTTCCGCGCGGATTTCGCGCCGATTGCCGAAGAGATCCTCGTGGTTCGCGCGCCGGGACCGTTTATCGCGGACCCCGCCGAGCTGCCATGGCGCCGGCTGCAGCCGGGCATGCGCCTGAGCCCGAACGGGCCTGCGTTCTGA
- a CDS encoding alpha/beta fold hydrolase: MPRQYLLQTSHGQIAVEDSGRAGAHHSHTSRTPPVLLIHGNSSCRAVFRHQMEGPLAASHRLIAFDLPGHGESSNAIDPIRTYTRSGFADAAIELLARLCIDDVILVGWSLGGHIALEIAAHFRGVRGMLICGTPPVGRDLSVGFLPAPHMRLASQQVLSAEDIETFGHAIFGEHFTPELRAAIARTDGIARKTMFEAARAGAGVDQRALVESLPVPLAIVNGANDRFLNLDYIDSLAYANLWEGRCLRLPHVGHAPFREAPAQFDPVLARFLRDMTQDTAH; the protein is encoded by the coding sequence ATGCCACGCCAATACCTGCTGCAAACCTCCCACGGACAGATCGCGGTCGAAGATTCGGGTCGCGCCGGCGCCCATCATTCGCATACGTCACGTACGCCGCCGGTCCTGCTGATCCACGGCAACTCGTCGTGCCGCGCCGTGTTCCGCCACCAGATGGAAGGCCCGCTGGCCGCCTCGCACCGCCTGATCGCCTTCGACCTGCCCGGCCACGGCGAATCGTCGAACGCGATCGACCCCATCCGCACGTACACGCGCTCCGGTTTTGCCGATGCGGCGATCGAACTGCTGGCAAGGCTCTGCATCGACGACGTGATTCTGGTCGGCTGGTCGCTCGGCGGCCATATCGCGCTCGAGATCGCCGCGCACTTCCGCGGCGTGCGCGGCATGCTGATCTGCGGCACGCCGCCCGTGGGCCGCGACCTGTCGGTCGGGTTCCTGCCGGCCCCGCATATGCGGCTCGCCAGCCAGCAGGTGCTCTCGGCGGAAGACATCGAGACGTTCGGCCATGCAATCTTCGGCGAGCATTTCACGCCCGAACTGCGCGCGGCGATCGCGCGCACCGATGGCATCGCGCGCAAGACGATGTTCGAGGCCGCCCGCGCGGGAGCGGGCGTCGATCAGCGTGCGCTCGTGGAATCGCTGCCCGTGCCGCTAGCCATCGTCAACGGGGCGAACGACCGCTTTCTCAACCTCGACTACATCGACAGCCTGGCCTACGCGAACCTGTGGGAGGGCCGCTGCCTGCGGCTCCCCCACGTGGGCCACGCACCGTTCCGCGAAGCCCCCGCCCAGTTCGATCCCGTGCTCGCGCGATTCCTGCGCGACATGACGCAGGACACGGCGCATTGA